In Horticoccus luteus, the following proteins share a genomic window:
- a CDS encoding TolC family protein, protein MRPALLSAASALAALLTLSGCQTTAPAYAQHAQQQLDAAAQQYRPSGQKPALPVLTAQSSANDYLRFALLNHPQVEAAYANWRATVSQIGPAHSLLDPKLTLEADIAQSLMTLMPGVMFDVMSSGKRAAQGRAAAASAEVAHRQFLATVQVVARRLREAWIELAYAHAAHALHGAAAASVEETIAFAHTGFATGRDAGALSAQYALQDELAEHHAHHAMLGDRLAAARIGFKAALGLLPDATDPPWPAFPLTVEPLPTDSALWQRILTRNPDLAIARALIDQSVAAVAVAEKAGTPDFTVGAMVDVKANPLMVRPAVSLTLPVWRQRLADQIASAQAQHQGAAAQLNAAQLDLAAQFARDLFAVHRADRLLAYVDHTALPNTARFITAADADYQTGRGAPTAISAAHTRQVLLQLERLELLRARADAVTELLYLTADAAPSSFASSHP, encoded by the coding sequence ATGCGTCCCGCTTTGCTCTCCGCCGCTTCCGCTCTCGCCGCCCTGCTCACGCTTTCCGGCTGCCAGACGACCGCGCCCGCCTACGCACAGCACGCGCAACAGCAATTGGACGCCGCCGCGCAGCAGTATCGGCCCTCCGGACAAAAGCCCGCGCTGCCCGTTCTCACCGCCCAGTCATCCGCCAACGACTACCTCCGCTTCGCGTTGCTCAACCATCCCCAAGTCGAAGCCGCCTACGCCAACTGGCGCGCCACCGTCAGCCAGATCGGCCCCGCCCACTCGCTCCTCGATCCCAAGCTCACGCTCGAAGCCGACATCGCGCAGAGCCTCATGACGCTCATGCCCGGCGTGATGTTCGACGTCATGAGCTCCGGCAAACGCGCCGCCCAAGGCCGCGCCGCCGCCGCGTCCGCCGAAGTCGCCCACCGCCAGTTTCTCGCAACCGTGCAAGTCGTCGCGCGCCGCCTGCGCGAAGCCTGGATCGAACTCGCCTACGCGCACGCCGCGCATGCACTCCACGGCGCCGCCGCTGCCTCCGTCGAGGAGACCATCGCGTTCGCCCACACCGGCTTCGCCACCGGCCGCGATGCCGGCGCGCTCTCCGCCCAATACGCATTGCAGGATGAACTCGCCGAACACCACGCGCATCACGCCATGCTGGGCGACCGCCTTGCCGCCGCCCGCATCGGTTTCAAAGCCGCCCTCGGCTTGCTCCCCGACGCCACCGATCCGCCCTGGCCCGCCTTTCCGCTCACCGTGGAACCGTTGCCCACGGACTCCGCGCTCTGGCAACGCATCCTCACGCGCAATCCCGACCTCGCCATCGCGCGCGCCCTCATCGACCAATCCGTGGCCGCCGTCGCCGTCGCCGAAAAAGCCGGCACGCCCGATTTCACCGTCGGCGCCATGGTCGATGTGAAAGCGAATCCGCTGATGGTGCGCCCCGCCGTGAGCCTGACGCTCCCCGTCTGGCGCCAACGCCTCGCCGACCAAATCGCATCCGCGCAAGCGCAGCACCAAGGCGCCGCCGCCCAGCTCAACGCCGCCCAACTCGACCTCGCCGCGCAATTCGCCCGCGATCTCTTCGCCGTGCATCGCGCCGACCGCCTGCTCGCGTACGTCGATCACACCGCGCTGCCCAACACCGCGCGCTTCATCACCGCCGCCGACGCCGACTACCAAACCGGCCGCGGCGCCCCCACCGCAATTTCCGCTGCGCATACCCGTCAGGTTCTCCTGCAACTCGAACGCCTCGAACTGCTCCGCGCCCGCGCCGATGCGGTCACCGAACTTCTCTACCTCACCGCCGACGCCGCGCCCTCCTCCTTCGCCTCCTCCCATCCGTGA
- a CDS encoding efflux RND transporter periplasmic adaptor subunit encodes MTPPAMRLLKTLLALLALGLVSGLTARAKGPQLYTCGMHPQIIQDHPGNCPICGMKLTPLPDDASGNGGIVISPETIQRMNLKTSAVTRGPVEREIRAVGSVTYDEAGLRDITLKYDGWIEELFVNATSTVVAEGDPLFRIYSPDLYNAQLNYLVTLRTEGDANGPLTRAARTRLELFDLPADFIAALGRTGTAERTYVYRAPSAGVVIEKPVVVGRMVRAGELIYRLATLDPIWITAQFYAADAAFIHPGQSLRLQPTHGDRPTVIGTVQLIEPQFDDATRTLMARIVVPNADHQLRPGMYVDVRFTAHLADDAVLVPATAVLRSGEHNTVFVALPAGRFDPREITLGPRTSDDHYAVTSGLNVGDTVVTSGQFMLDSESQLREGIQKMLAASGHGDHAHAPVRPTPSASTPRASSPTATSPLPPAGVASLTKLARAGADAAAALAGDNLSAYQQSLPALNAALAGFHAARADSHSDALAHFRALPDRATLADARRDFEPFSTALVDLVRANHLTATTGLHAFECPMAPELGTGRWLQREPQIRNPFFGSTMLTCGDALPEDPARL; translated from the coding sequence GTGACCCCTCCCGCCATGCGCCTGCTTAAAACACTTCTCGCTCTCCTCGCTCTCGGCCTCGTCTCCGGCCTCACCGCCCGCGCAAAAGGTCCGCAGCTCTACACCTGCGGGATGCACCCGCAGATCATCCAGGACCATCCGGGCAACTGCCCGATCTGCGGCATGAAGCTCACTCCGCTGCCCGATGACGCCAGTGGTAACGGCGGCATCGTCATCTCTCCCGAGACGATCCAGCGGATGAATCTCAAAACCAGCGCCGTCACCCGCGGTCCCGTTGAACGCGAAATCCGCGCCGTCGGCAGCGTCACCTACGACGAAGCCGGACTGCGCGACATCACGCTCAAATACGATGGCTGGATCGAAGAGCTCTTCGTCAACGCCACCTCCACCGTCGTCGCCGAGGGCGACCCGCTCTTCCGGATTTATTCGCCGGATCTCTACAACGCCCAGCTCAACTACCTCGTCACCCTGCGCACCGAAGGCGACGCCAACGGCCCGCTCACGCGCGCCGCCCGCACGCGCCTCGAATTGTTCGACCTGCCGGCCGACTTCATCGCTGCACTCGGCCGCACCGGCACCGCCGAACGCACCTACGTTTATCGCGCGCCGTCCGCTGGCGTGGTCATCGAAAAACCCGTCGTGGTCGGCCGCATGGTTCGCGCCGGCGAATTGATCTACCGCCTCGCCACCCTCGATCCGATCTGGATCACCGCGCAGTTCTACGCCGCCGACGCCGCGTTCATTCATCCCGGTCAATCCCTCCGCCTCCAACCCACGCACGGCGATCGTCCGACCGTCATCGGCACAGTGCAGTTGATCGAACCCCAGTTCGACGATGCGACGCGCACCCTCATGGCGCGCATCGTCGTCCCCAATGCCGATCACCAACTCCGGCCCGGCATGTATGTCGATGTGCGCTTCACCGCGCACCTCGCCGACGACGCCGTGCTCGTGCCCGCCACCGCCGTCCTCCGCAGCGGCGAGCACAACACCGTTTTCGTCGCCCTCCCCGCCGGCCGCTTCGATCCCCGCGAAATCACCCTCGGTCCCCGCACGAGCGACGACCACTACGCGGTCACCTCCGGTCTCAACGTTGGTGATACCGTCGTCACCTCGGGCCAGTTCATGCTCGATTCCGAAAGCCAGCTCCGCGAAGGCATTCAAAAAATGCTCGCCGCCTCCGGCCACGGCGATCACGCCCACGCTCCCGTCCGTCCCACGCCGTCCGCGTCGACGCCGCGCGCCTCGTCGCCCACCGCAACGTCCCCTCTGCCGCCCGCGGGTGTCGCCTCACTGACCAAACTCGCCCGCGCCGGCGCCGACGCCGCAGCCGCGCTCGCAGGCGACAATCTTTCCGCTTACCAGCAATCCCTGCCCGCGCTGAACGCCGCCCTCGCCGGCTTTCACGCGGCCCGTGCTGATAGTCACTCCGATGCACTGGCGCACTTCCGCGCGCTGCCCGACCGCGCCACGCTCGCCGACGCCCGCAGGGATTTCGAACCCTTCAGCACCGCACTCGTGGATCTTGTCCGCGCGAACCATCTCACGGCCACCACCGGACTGCACGCCTTCGAGTGTCCCATGGCGCCCGAACTCGGCACGGGCCGCTGGCTCCAACGCGAACCCCAAATCCGCAACCCCTTTTTCGGTTCCACCATGCTCACCTGCGGCGACGCCCTGCCGGAAGATCCCGCTCGCTTGTAA
- a CDS encoding efflux RND transporter permease subunit: protein MLKAIIEFSLRNRALVLIATAALVLGGIYSLRHTPLDAIPDLSDTQVIIYTPWPGQAPQIVQDQVTYPITAKMLSVPGAKVVRGYSFYGFSFAYVIFEDGTDPYWARSRVLEYLNGLQNELPATVTPTLGPDATGVGWAFMYSLNSPTHDLAELRSMQDWNLRYQLASVPGVAEVASVGGFVKQYQITVDPDRLRAYGLSLADISKAVQRSNGEAGGRSLEMSEQEFMLRVRGYVQSIDDLKQIAVGLGARGTPILLGEVADIHLGPDMRRGIADLNGEGETVGGIVVVRYGVDTREVIAAVKTKLAAALKSLPPDVTATVVYDRTDLIERAVGTLKLKLLEESLVVALICLLFLLHFRSALVAIIILPVAVLAAFVVMHGQGLSANIMSLGGIAIAIGAMVDAAIIMIENAHKHLEHDRGKKPHWDIIRDSAIEVGPTLFYSLLVITVSFLPVFTLQAQEGRLFKPLAFTKSYAMAAAALLSITLAPVLMGFFIRGKILPEAKNPVNRFLVWVYHPLFDLVIRFKWTVIVIAAIAVGWVFFPWNALVVDHLPAGRLRHVATSIGRAFPYQQLGSEFMPPLYEGDLLYMPTTFPGISVTKAKEILQQTDRIIRTFPEVQEVFGKIGRAETATDPAPMDMIETTIRLKPEADWPKIDFTNSDGQVIAHRRRTVEELTDAMNRAVQIPGLVNAWTMPIKTRIDMLATGIKTPVGIKVAGPDLAVLDRIAREVEAVVQRVPHTASVVAERVMGGNYIEFTLNRDTIARYGLSVGDVQDVLSVALGGMPLTTTVEGLERYNVIMRYARDYRDSPETLRAISIPIKAPMDSASAPAAQIPLGQLADIRVTKGPMGIKSEGGVPNAWIYVDVKGADIGGYVETARATVNEAIREGRIVIPSGYHLIWSGQFEYLQRAQQRLLIVIPLTLLIIILIIYLNTQSWIKTGIVLLAVPFSLVGAFWMLYLLDYNMSVAVWIGIIALAGLDAETGVIMLLYLDLAYEDHKKTGRLRHTADLHDAVYHGAVKRVRPKAMTAAVIVAGLLPILWSHGAGADVMKRIAAPMVGGVITSTAMELLVYPAIFFLWRRRGLPAADPLLRPGNIPNSSA, encoded by the coding sequence ATGCTCAAAGCCATCATCGAATTTTCGCTGCGCAACCGTGCGCTGGTGCTCATCGCCACCGCCGCGCTGGTCTTGGGCGGCATCTATTCGCTGCGCCACACGCCGCTCGACGCGATCCCGGATCTCTCCGACACGCAGGTCATCATCTACACGCCATGGCCCGGCCAGGCGCCCCAGATCGTGCAGGACCAGGTCACCTACCCGATCACCGCCAAAATGCTTTCCGTGCCCGGCGCCAAAGTGGTGCGCGGGTATTCGTTCTACGGCTTCTCGTTCGCCTATGTGATTTTTGAGGACGGCACCGATCCGTATTGGGCGCGCAGCCGCGTGCTCGAATACCTCAACGGCCTGCAAAACGAACTCCCCGCCACCGTCACGCCCACGCTCGGGCCGGACGCCACCGGCGTCGGCTGGGCGTTCATGTATTCGCTCAATTCCCCCACGCACGATCTCGCCGAACTCCGCTCGATGCAGGATTGGAATCTGCGCTACCAACTCGCCAGCGTGCCGGGCGTCGCCGAGGTCGCGTCCGTCGGCGGCTTCGTCAAACAATACCAGATCACGGTCGACCCCGACCGCCTGCGCGCCTACGGCCTGTCGCTCGCCGACATTTCGAAAGCTGTCCAGCGCAGCAACGGCGAAGCCGGCGGCCGCTCGCTCGAAATGTCCGAGCAGGAATTCATGCTCCGCGTGCGCGGCTACGTGCAATCGATCGACGACCTTAAACAAATCGCCGTCGGCCTCGGCGCCCGCGGCACGCCCATTCTCCTCGGCGAAGTCGCCGACATCCACCTCGGTCCCGACATGCGGCGCGGCATCGCCGATCTCAACGGCGAGGGCGAAACCGTCGGCGGCATCGTCGTCGTGCGTTACGGCGTCGACACCCGCGAGGTCATCGCCGCCGTTAAAACCAAACTCGCCGCGGCGCTGAAGTCGCTCCCACCCGACGTGACGGCCACGGTCGTCTACGATCGCACCGATCTGATCGAACGCGCCGTCGGCACCCTCAAGTTGAAGCTGCTCGAAGAGAGTCTCGTCGTCGCACTCATCTGCCTGCTCTTCCTTCTTCACTTCCGCAGCGCACTCGTCGCCATCATCATCCTGCCGGTCGCCGTGCTCGCCGCCTTTGTCGTCATGCACGGCCAGGGCCTGAGCGCCAACATCATGTCCCTCGGCGGCATCGCCATCGCCATCGGTGCGATGGTCGACGCCGCGATCATCATGATCGAAAACGCGCACAAGCACTTGGAGCACGATCGCGGCAAAAAGCCGCATTGGGACATCATTCGCGACTCCGCGATCGAGGTCGGTCCCACGCTCTTCTATTCGCTGCTCGTCATCACCGTATCGTTCCTGCCGGTGTTCACGCTGCAGGCGCAGGAAGGCCGGCTCTTCAAGCCGCTCGCGTTCACCAAGAGCTACGCCATGGCCGCCGCCGCGCTGCTCTCCATCACCCTCGCGCCCGTGCTCATGGGCTTTTTCATTCGCGGCAAAATCCTGCCCGAAGCGAAGAATCCGGTGAACCGATTTCTCGTCTGGGTTTACCACCCGCTGTTCGACCTGGTTATCCGTTTCAAATGGACGGTCATCGTCATCGCCGCCATCGCCGTCGGCTGGGTGTTCTTTCCGTGGAACGCGCTCGTCGTCGACCATCTGCCCGCCGGCCGCCTGCGTCACGTCGCCACCTCGATCGGCCGCGCGTTTCCCTACCAGCAGCTCGGGTCGGAATTCATGCCGCCGCTTTACGAGGGCGACCTGCTTTACATGCCGACCACTTTCCCCGGCATCTCCGTCACCAAGGCCAAGGAAATTCTGCAGCAGACCGACCGGATCATCCGCACTTTTCCAGAAGTCCAGGAGGTCTTTGGCAAAATCGGCCGCGCCGAAACCGCCACCGATCCCGCGCCGATGGACATGATCGAAACCACCATCCGCCTCAAACCCGAGGCAGACTGGCCGAAAATCGATTTCACCAATTCCGACGGCCAGGTCATCGCGCACCGCCGCCGCACCGTGGAGGAACTCACCGATGCGATGAACCGCGCCGTGCAAATCCCCGGCCTCGTCAACGCGTGGACCATGCCGATCAAGACCCGCATCGACATGCTCGCCACGGGCATCAAAACCCCCGTCGGCATCAAGGTCGCCGGGCCCGACCTCGCCGTGCTCGACCGCATCGCCCGCGAAGTGGAGGCCGTTGTGCAGCGCGTCCCTCACACCGCCAGCGTCGTCGCCGAGCGCGTCATGGGCGGCAACTACATCGAGTTCACCCTCAACCGCGACACCATCGCGCGCTACGGCCTCAGCGTCGGCGATGTGCAGGACGTCCTTTCCGTCGCGCTCGGCGGCATGCCCCTCACGACGACGGTCGAGGGCCTCGAGCGCTACAACGTCATCATGCGTTACGCGCGCGATTATCGCGATTCGCCGGAAACGCTCCGTGCCATCTCCATTCCGATCAAGGCGCCGATGGATTCCGCCAGCGCCCCGGCGGCCCAGATTCCGCTCGGACAACTCGCCGACATCCGCGTCACGAAGGGACCGATGGGCATCAAGAGCGAAGGCGGCGTGCCCAACGCCTGGATATACGTCGACGTCAAAGGCGCCGACATCGGCGGCTACGTCGAAACCGCCCGCGCTACCGTCAACGAGGCCATTCGCGAAGGACGGATCGTCATCCCTTCCGGCTATCACCTGATCTGGAGCGGCCAGTTCGAATACCTGCAACGCGCGCAACAACGCCTGCTCATCGTCATTCCGCTCACACTGCTGATCATCATTTTGATCATCTACCTGAACACCCAGTCGTGGATTAAGACCGGCATCGTTCTGCTCGCGGTGCCGTTCTCTCTCGTCGGGGCGTTTTGGATGCTCTACCTGCTCGACTACAACATGAGCGTCGCCGTCTGGATCGGCATCATCGCGCTCGCCGGACTCGATGCGGAAACCGGCGTCATCATGCTCCTTTACCTCGATCTCGCTTACGAGGATCACAAAAAGACCGGCCGCCTCCGCCACACCGCCGACCTGCACGACGCGGTCTATCACGGCGCCGTCAAACGCGTGCGTCCCAAGGCCATGACCGCCGCCGTCATCGTCGCCGGCCTGCTGCCGATCCTCTGGAGCCACGGTGCCGGCGCGGACGTCATGAAACGCATCGCCGCGCCAATGGTCGGCGGCGTCATCACGTCCACCGCGATGGAACTGCTCGTCTATCCCGCCATCTTTTTCCTCTGGCGCCGCCGCGGATTGCCAGCGGCCGACCCTCTTCTCCGTCCGGGAAACATTCCGAACTCATCCGCGTGA
- a CDS encoding DUF3347 domain-containing protein: MNTLTRLLLLALGAVLATAPVSARPTELKPEFVATLLRAYLEIQTALAADDLSAARLAAESLLASAAKAPELTSLTAPVKNIAHAADLASARKSFLAASHEMIRLVETPGVPGGEKLYLAHCPMAFGGTGGDWLQSDKTVNNPYYGSRMLRCGTVKPVARHSQ; encoded by the coding sequence ATGAATACACTCACTCGACTCCTTCTTCTCGCTCTCGGCGCCGTGCTCGCGACCGCCCCAGTCTCGGCGCGTCCGACAGAACTCAAGCCGGAGTTTGTCGCTACGCTCCTCCGGGCCTACCTCGAAATCCAAACCGCCCTCGCCGCCGATGACCTGTCCGCCGCCCGTCTCGCCGCCGAGTCGCTGCTCGCTTCCGCGGCCAAGGCTCCGGAACTCACCTCGCTCACGGCTCCCGTCAAAAACATCGCCCACGCCGCCGATCTCGCCAGCGCGCGGAAATCCTTTCTCGCCGCATCTCACGAAATGATTCGCCTGGTCGAAACGCCCGGCGTCCCCGGCGGAGAAAAACTCTACCTCGCTCACTGCCCAATGGCCTTCGGCGGCACGGGCGGCGACTGGCTGCAGTCAGATAAAACAGTCAACAATCCCTACTACGGTTCGCGGATGTTGCGTTGCGGCACCGTCAAACCCGTCGCCCGTCATTCGCAATAA
- a CDS encoding copper-translocating P-type ATPase, translated as MGLPDERYLRPKFWVALLLTLPVVFISMGSMLAPDWFSQFHARVLGWTELVLTTPVFFWCGAPFLRRWWKSVRTLDTNMFTLVVTGTGAAYAYSVFAVFFGERFPTALRGAHGVPLYFEATAFITTIVLLGQIIEQRAHSRTDAAIRALMDLAPKIAHRVDAHGHETDVPLDEVVVGDRLRVRPGEHVPVDGIVDEGGSDLDESMLTGEPETVSKKTGDKVSAGTLNTTGSFILSAEKIGKDTLLAQIVKLVEDAQESEAPIARLADRVSAWFVPIVVGVAVLTFLLWYFAGPAPAFLHAMLNAVAVLIISCPCALGIATPVSLVTGIGRGAQSGVLIKDAAALEQLVSTNTLLIDKTGTLTEGKPQVVGIHPARDLALSSFSSPDDALLALAAAAETSSEHPLARAIVHAAQARNLPIPASSHFNATAGQGISAEVDGRSIFVGRAPADSAASHATATLVLVKIDGKDAGTLELADQIKASTPAAIRQLQSLGLRVVMVSGDREAAAQAISKQLGLDGYHAGVTPEGKQQLVREHQRNGESVIFAGDGINDAPALAAAEVGIAMGTGTDVAMHSAGIVLVKGDLAALARAVRLSRATLRNIKQNLFFAFVYNGLGIPLAAGVFYPLFGWLLNPMFAGVAMSLSSISVVLNALRLRRVKI; from the coding sequence ATGGGCCTGCCCGATGAGCGTTACCTCCGGCCGAAATTCTGGGTCGCGCTGCTGCTCACCCTGCCCGTCGTTTTCATTTCCATGGGCTCGATGCTCGCGCCGGATTGGTTCAGCCAATTCCACGCCCGCGTTCTCGGTTGGACGGAGCTGGTCCTCACCACGCCCGTCTTCTTCTGGTGTGGCGCGCCCTTTCTCCGCCGCTGGTGGAAATCGGTGCGCACGCTCGACACCAACATGTTCACCCTCGTCGTCACCGGCACGGGCGCGGCCTACGCCTACAGCGTCTTCGCCGTCTTCTTTGGTGAACGATTTCCCACGGCGCTCCGCGGTGCCCACGGCGTGCCGCTCTATTTCGAAGCCACCGCCTTCATCACCACGATTGTCCTCCTCGGTCAGATCATCGAACAACGTGCCCACTCCCGCACCGATGCCGCCATCCGCGCCCTCATGGATCTCGCGCCGAAAATCGCCCACCGCGTCGATGCCCACGGGCACGAAACCGATGTGCCCCTCGACGAAGTGGTCGTCGGCGACCGCCTCCGCGTGCGCCCCGGCGAACACGTTCCCGTCGATGGCATCGTCGACGAAGGCGGCAGCGACCTCGACGAATCGATGCTCACGGGCGAACCCGAAACGGTCTCCAAAAAAACCGGCGACAAGGTCAGCGCCGGCACGCTCAACACCACGGGGTCGTTCATCCTCTCTGCCGAGAAAATCGGGAAGGACACTCTCCTCGCGCAAATCGTCAAACTCGTCGAAGACGCGCAGGAGAGCGAAGCCCCCATCGCACGTCTCGCCGATCGGGTCTCCGCCTGGTTTGTGCCCATCGTGGTCGGCGTGGCGGTCCTCACATTTCTCCTCTGGTATTTTGCCGGGCCCGCCCCCGCGTTTCTCCACGCCATGCTCAACGCGGTGGCTGTGTTGATCATTTCGTGCCCCTGCGCCCTCGGCATCGCCACGCCCGTTTCCCTCGTCACCGGCATCGGCCGCGGCGCGCAGTCGGGCGTCCTCATCAAAGACGCTGCCGCGCTCGAACAGCTCGTCTCCACCAACACCCTCCTGATCGATAAGACCGGCACCCTCACCGAAGGGAAACCCCAAGTCGTCGGGATTCATCCTGCGCGCGACCTTGCGCTTTCCTCTTTCTCGTCGCCCGACGATGCGCTCCTCGCCCTCGCCGCCGCCGCCGAAACCTCGAGCGAACACCCACTCGCGCGCGCCATCGTCCACGCCGCTCAGGCCAGGAACCTCCCGATTCCTGCCAGCAGCCACTTCAACGCCACCGCCGGCCAGGGCATCAGCGCCGAAGTCGACGGCCGGTCCATCTTCGTCGGACGCGCGCCCGCCGACTCGGCGGCCAGCCACGCCACCGCCACACTCGTGCTGGTGAAGATCGATGGGAAGGATGCCGGCACCCTCGAACTCGCCGATCAGATCAAGGCCTCCACGCCCGCCGCCATTCGCCAACTCCAATCGCTCGGTCTGCGTGTCGTCATGGTCAGCGGTGATCGTGAAGCCGCCGCCCAGGCCATCTCGAAGCAACTCGGCCTCGACGGCTATCACGCCGGCGTCACGCCGGAAGGGAAACAACAGCTGGTGCGCGAGCATCAGCGTAACGGCGAATCCGTGATCTTCGCGGGCGACGGCATCAACGACGCTCCTGCGCTCGCCGCCGCGGAAGTCGGGATTGCGATGGGCACCGGCACCGACGTTGCGATGCACAGTGCCGGCATTGTCCTCGTGAAAGGCGATCTCGCCGCGCTGGCCCGGGCCGTGCGCCTCAGCCGCGCCACCCTGCGCAACATCAAGCAAAACCTCTTCTTCGCCTTCGTCTACAACGGCCTCGGCATCCCCCTCGCCGCCGGCGTCTTTTATCCTTTGTTCGGCTGGCTCCTCAATCCGATGTTCGCCGGCGTCGCCATGAGCCTCAGCTCGATCAGCGTCGTCTTGAACGCCCTCCGCCTCCGCCGCGTGAAAATCTGA
- the chrA gene encoding chromate efflux transporter, producing MNDRSQPASLTEVFLVFLRLGCTSFGGPVAHLGYFHDECVQRRRWLDGAAYADLLALCQFLPGPASSQLVFALGRHRAGLAGALLASAAFILPSAILMLLFAGGLHRWGQHPDAGWLQGLKIAAVAVVAKAVWTMGRRLCPDLLRLALAAAAAAFVLLLATAWSQIAALLAGAAVGWIALQRAVVVATPASSPPRRSLFAGGGALLLWALLLFGLPLIPWSPDGAGAVFTGFYRAGSLVFGGGHVVLPMLREVVVPTGWTTDNVFLAGYGAAQAVPGPLFSFTACLGALLHAGPGGIVGGLWALFAIYLPAWLLIGGALPFWETLRALPALRAALAGANAAVVGILLAAFYQPVWLTAIHDWRDVALAVAAFLALHVWARPAWMVVIAAAVLGQLLLGS from the coding sequence ATGAACGACCGCTCCCAACCCGCCTCGTTGACCGAAGTATTTCTCGTCTTCCTGCGCCTCGGCTGCACCTCCTTCGGCGGTCCGGTCGCGCATCTCGGCTATTTCCACGACGAATGCGTGCAACGCCGCCGCTGGCTCGATGGCGCGGCCTACGCCGACCTCCTCGCGCTCTGCCAGTTTCTGCCCGGCCCCGCCAGCAGCCAGCTCGTCTTCGCCCTCGGCCGCCACCGCGCCGGTCTCGCCGGCGCGCTGCTCGCCTCGGCGGCATTCATTTTACCATCGGCCATCCTCATGCTCCTTTTCGCCGGCGGTCTGCACCGCTGGGGGCAGCACCCCGACGCCGGCTGGCTGCAAGGACTCAAAATCGCCGCCGTCGCCGTCGTCGCCAAAGCCGTTTGGACAATGGGCCGCCGGCTTTGTCCTGATCTCCTCCGCCTCGCCCTCGCGGCCGCCGCCGCCGCATTTGTGCTCCTGCTTGCGACGGCGTGGAGCCAGATCGCCGCGCTGCTCGCCGGCGCCGCCGTGGGCTGGATCGCGTTGCAACGCGCCGTCGTCGTCGCCACGCCTGCGTCGTCGCCACCCCGGCGCTCGCTCTTCGCGGGCGGCGGCGCGCTGCTGCTGTGGGCTCTGCTCTTGTTCGGGCTGCCGCTCATCCCGTGGTCGCCCGACGGCGCAGGCGCGGTCTTCACCGGCTTTTATCGCGCCGGCTCACTCGTTTTTGGCGGCGGCCATGTTGTGCTGCCGATGCTCCGCGAAGTCGTCGTGCCGACCGGCTGGACCACCGACAACGTTTTCCTCGCCGGCTACGGTGCGGCCCAGGCGGTGCCCGGACCGCTCTTCTCCTTCACCGCCTGCCTCGGCGCCCTGCTTCATGCCGGCCCCGGCGGAATTGTCGGCGGACTCTGGGCGTTGTTCGCCATCTATCTGCCCGCGTGGCTGCTGATCGGCGGCGCGCTGCCGTTCTGGGAAACGCTGCGCGCCCTCCCCGCGTTGCGCGCCGCCCTCGCCGGCGCCAACGCCGCTGTCGTCGGGATCTTGCTCGCCGCGTTTTATCAACCGGTCTGGCTCACCGCCATCCACGACTGGCGCGACGTCGCGCTCGCCGTCGCCGCGTTCCTCGCGCTGCACGTTTGGGCCCGCCCCGCGTGGATGGTCGTCATCGCCGCCGCCGTGCTCGGCCAGCTCCTGCTGGGATCGTGA
- a CDS encoding LysR family transcriptional regulator: MADYRLHVFRIAAEQLNFTQAARWLHISQPAVTQHIKLLEEHYGQALFLREPGGLKLTAAGRALYEHVIEAEALHADLEKRLQAGMAVMSGSLKIAASTTIAQYLLPRWLGRFQQTHPQVAVELRMGNTEEVIGGLLARRVDLGLTEGLGARRELKAEKFYDDEIVAVAAPEHGLARKAKLTAADLAGAPCVLRESGSGTREVVERALRRARVDPRKLNVVLESSSSETIKGLVESGVGVGYLSRLALRHELARGTLVVLTVPGLKITRGLHVVLPQGPRAMGVAGAFVDFLQGAARQEKR, from the coding sequence ATGGCCGATTACCGTCTCCACGTTTTCCGCATCGCCGCGGAGCAGCTCAATTTCACGCAAGCGGCGCGGTGGCTGCACATCTCGCAGCCGGCGGTCACGCAGCACATCAAGCTGCTGGAGGAGCATTACGGGCAGGCGCTGTTTTTGCGGGAGCCCGGCGGGTTGAAACTGACGGCGGCGGGGCGGGCGCTCTATGAACATGTGATCGAAGCGGAGGCGTTGCACGCGGACTTGGAAAAGCGGTTGCAGGCAGGCATGGCCGTGATGAGCGGGTCGCTCAAAATCGCGGCGAGCACGACGATCGCGCAGTATCTTTTGCCGCGGTGGCTGGGACGGTTTCAGCAAACGCATCCGCAGGTGGCGGTGGAGTTGCGCATGGGCAATACGGAGGAAGTGATCGGCGGATTGCTGGCGCGGCGCGTGGACCTGGGATTGACGGAAGGACTCGGCGCCCGGCGCGAATTGAAGGCGGAAAAATTCTACGACGACGAGATCGTGGCGGTCGCGGCGCCCGAGCATGGGTTGGCGAGGAAGGCGAAATTGACGGCGGCGGATCTCGCGGGGGCGCCTTGCGTGTTGCGCGAGAGTGGCTCCGGGACGCGCGAGGTCGTGGAACGGGCGTTGCGGCGGGCGCGCGTTGACCCGCGGAAACTCAATGTGGTGCTGGAAAGCAGCAGCAGCGAGACGATCAAGGGCCTGGTCGAATCGGGCGTAGGCGTCGGGTATTTGTCGCGACTGGCGCTCCGGCACGAGTTGGCGCGCGGGACGCTGGTGGTGCTGACGGTGCCGGGGCTGAAGATCACGCGCGGACTGCATGTGGTCTTGCCGCAGGGGCCGCGGGCGATGGGCGTGGCGGGGGCGTTCGTGGACTTCTTGCAGGGGGCAGCGCGCCAGGAAAAACGCTGA